Proteins from one Ipomoea triloba cultivar NCNSP0323 chromosome 1, ASM357664v1 genomic window:
- the LOC116024490 gene encoding TMV resistance protein N-like produces MNSRVQVLLSFRRKEVGKTFGGHLSAALTNAGIPTCQFDHEEQEEDGGLHIKKAIKESRMAIVVVTEEYASSERCLDELVRIMEWKRSGCGGLPFFVLPVFFSVDPSDVRKQGGSFAKAFGRYEDRVESSSGWMKKVNQWRAALKEVADLGGMVSHNQADGYESRFIKQIVKEAARKLNRKVLYVSQHPIGIETRVKEINLWLQDGSTSVDILAVYGMGGVGKTTLAKTAYNLNYHSFDGSSFLADVRAASEQYDGLPRLQTQLLRDILGEKVKKIYNVHEGTVRIREAVNYRRILVVLDDVEDTDQLNTVLGMREWLHPGSKVIITTRNDHLFDGSEFCDWKMYKAKALSEKESLQLFSLHAFGEEWPPEDYFMELSSNVVFHCEGNPLALKVLGSALCGSSPEVWESALQKLKVIPQTKILEKLRISFDSLPDNDVRNIFLDIACFFVGKNRDFVVTVLDGCGLFSVDGIQVLIDRCLLTTIDAASKSKIMMHQLIQDMGREIIRKESPWEPWKRSRIWIHKDSFNVLKAKNGTEKVEGLVLDMQMLRKARVTTSMFNVNDAERLYAGGNCENVQKRRRLNFLSQLINNNAEISDEPCFEVYAFSRMERLRILQLSHVKLSGSYALLPVNLRFLSWHGFSSKSIPDDFPLEGLVALDMRNGNLRKAWDGIRILRFLKILNFSHSHSLLTTPNFCGLPSLKRLILKDCTKLAEIHESIGDHCTKLAEIHESIGDLEGLTFLNLRGCKNLRRLPTSFSNLKSLEHLVISGCSRLATTTTELGKLESLTTLHADEIAFGHQHTQWRSWLSRLKKAPYSESFVLSSLSRSLVSLSLVKCSLTDEALSTGITGLPSLHFLNLSGNLICSIPQSIIDLGVLKELWLDDCVNLQTLPELPLSLTKLKAAGCTSLQGIRNLPNLWTELFLLVMDCEKLDEVQGLFKLAPISNFDAQLVKTLGYLDIEAIRDAEVELFNELTETRSKYLVQGLYEFGIFSTYFPGSEVPRWFSHKQDVENSVTLKLASYTDTNITGLTISMVYSRCKNPRKFKFFGEGKFGGSFSFFIKVSNISSGLKWIYNPTYIGIPGPNEDLVFLCHWKFGKYLASGDDINVSVVGQSHTLRIKELGVSPVYDIIHQETQTSSSSTIERYMSICQLAVNHYFFSPSKYFVLKGRSDGDPNVRGLLYDHLFEDHRVIFGVSSDDDSDVDFDEFECDEEEAEEELEELLRWSSRSFGQ; encoded by the exons ATGAATTCAAGAGTACAAGTTTTGTTAAGCTTCAGGAGAAAGGAAGTGGGTAAGACCTTTGGGGGTCATCTCTCTGCCGCCTTGACCAATGCAGGAATCCCAACTTGTCAGTTTGACcatgaagaacaagaagaagatgGAGGATTGCATATTAAAAAGGCCATTAAAGAATCAAGAATGGCGATAGTTGTAGTGACAGAAGAGTATGCATCATCGGAGAGGTGCCTTGATGAGCTTGTGCGGATTATGGAGTGGAAGCGTAGTGGCTGTGGGGGATTGCCATTCTTCGTTCTTCCTGTTTTCTTCAGCGTGGATCCTTCTGATGTGAGGAAGCAAGGAGGGAGCTTTGCTAAAGCTTTTGGTCGATATGAAGATCGAGTGGAATCTTCATCAGGATGGATGAAGAAGGTGAACCAGTGGAGGGCTGCTCTTAAAGAAGTTGCTGATCTAGGGGGGATGGTCTCTCACAATCAGGCTGATGG GTATGAATCAAGGTTCATCAAACAAATAGTGAAGGAGGCAGCAAGAAAGCTGAACCGCAAAGTTCTGTATGTTTCTCAGCACCCTATAGGAATAGAAACTCGAGTGAAGGAGATCAATCTATGGCTACAAGATGGATCAACCAGTGTTGATATTCTTGCAGTGTATGGGATGGGGGGTGTGGGCAAGACTACCCTTGCCAAGACTGCATATAATCTCAACTATCACAGCTTTGATGGAAGTAGCTTTCTTGCAGATGTAAGAGCAGCTTCAGAGCAGTATGATGGCCTGCCCCGCCTTCAAACACAGCTCCTCAGAGATATCCTTGGGGAAAAGGTGAAGAAGATCTACAATGTCCATGAAGGTACTGTGAGGATAAGAGAAGCTGTGAATTACAGAAGGATTCTTGTTGTTCTTGATGATGTTGAGGATACAGATCAGTTAAACACGGTTCTTGGCATGCGAGAATGGCTGCATCCCGGGAGCAAAGTTATCATAACTACGAGAAATGATCACTTGTTCGATGGCAGTGAGTTTTGTGATTGGAAGATGTATAAGGCCAAGGCGTTGAGCGAGAAAGAATCGCTGCAGCTCTTTAGCCTGCACGCGTTTGGGGAAGAGTGGCCACCCGAGGACTACTTCATGGAGCTTTCGAGCAATGTTGTGTTTCACTGTGAAGGGAATCCCTTGGCTCTTAAGGTCTTGGGGTCAGCTTTATGTGGCTCAAGTCCTGAGGTGTGGGAAAGTGCATTACAGAAATTGAAAGTGATTCCTCAGACGAAAATTCTTGAAAAACTTAGGATCAGTTTTGATTCTTTGCCTGATAATGATGTCAGGAACATTTTCCTTGATATTGCTTGTTTCTTTGTTGGCAAAAACAGGGATTTTGTGGTAACTGTGCTTGATGGATGTGGTTTGTTTTCGGTTGATGGAATTCAAGTCCTTATCGATCGGTGTCTGTTAACAACAATTGATGCTGCTAGTAAGAGTAAAATTATGATGCATCAGCTTATTCAAGATATGGGAAGAGAAATTATTCGAAAAGAATCGCCTTGGGAGCCTTGGAAAAGAAGCAGAATTTGGATACATAAAGATTCTTTCAATGTATTGAAGGCGAAAAAT gGGACAGAAAAAGTTGAAGGCCTTGTTCTTGATATGCAAATGTTGAGGAAAGCTAGAGTCACTACATCAATGTTTAATGTCAATGATGCTGAAAGACTTTATGCAGGAGGAAATTGCGAGAATGTGCAAAAGCGTCGCAGACTGAACTTTCTGTCACAACTTATAAATAACAATGCAGAAATTTCGGATGAACCATGCTTCGAAGTTTATGCATTTTCGAGAATGGAGAGACTGAGAATTCTGCAGCTCAGTCATGTAAAGTTATCCGGCTCGTATGCTTTGCTACCAGTGAATTTAAGATTTCTCTCTTGGCATGGATTCAGTTCAAAGTCCATTCCTGATGATTTTCCTTTGGAGGGTCTGGTTGCTTTGGACATGAGAAATGGCAACTTGAGAAAAGCTTGGGATGGAATCAGG ATcctaaggtttttgaaaatcctcaATTTCAGTCACTCCCATAGCCTTCTGACAACCCCAAATTTTTGTGGCCTTCCTAGTCTCAAAAGACTGATCCTAAAAGACTGCACAAAACTGGCTGAGATTCATGAATCAATTGGAGATCACTGCACAAAACTGGCTGAGATTCATGAATCAATTGGAGATCTTGAGGGACTCACTTTTCTCAACTTAAGAGGCTGCAAGAATCTCAGGAGGCTTCCAACAAGTTTCAGCAACCTAAAATCCTTGGAACACCTCGTCATCTCGGGCTGTTCAAGGCTAGCCACAACCACAACGGAGCTAGGGAAGCTCGAATCCTTAACCACACTCCACGCGGATGAAATTGCTTTCGGTCACCAGCATACACAGTGGAGGTCTTGGTTATCCAGGCTAAAAAAAGCTCCATATTCTGAAAGTTTCGTGCTGTCTTCTTTATCCCGCTCCTTAGTAAGCCTGAGTCTCGTGAAGTGCAGCCTGACAGATGAGGCGTTATCGACTGGCATCACCGGTCTTCCCTCGTTACATTTCTTGAACTTAAGTGGCAACCTAATTTGCAGCATTCCACAGAGCATCATAGACCTCGGTGTGCTCAAGGAACTGTGGTTAGACGATTGTGTGAATCTCCAAACGCTCCCGGAACTCCCATTGAGCCTCACGAAACTCAAGGCAGCAGGGTGCACATCACTGCAAGGCATTAGAAATCTGCCAAATCTTTGGACAGAGCTATTCTTGCTTGTGATGGATTGTGAGAAACTGGATGAGGTTCAGGGCCTGTTCAAGCTTGCACCAATAAGCAACTTTGATGCACAACTGGTCAAAACTTTGGGGTACTTAGATATAGAAGCCATTCGGGATGCTGAGGTTGAGCTCTTCAATGAACTCACAGAAACAAGGAGTAAATACTTAGTCCAG GGACTGTACGAATTTGGCATCTTTAGCACTTATTTTCCAGGAAGTGAAGTCCCAAGGTGGTTTAGCCACAAGCAGGATGTAGAAAATTCAGTGACTCTGAAGTTGGCTTCATATACAGACACCAACATTACAGGACTGACCATATCCATGGTATATTCACGCTGCAAAAATCCCCGAAAATTCAAGTTTTTCGGGGAAGGAAAATTCGGGGGCTCCTTCTCGTTTTTCATCAAAGTCAGCAACATAAGCAGCGGTCTGAAATGGATTTATAACCCAACATATATTGGCATCCCGGGGCCAAATGAAGATCTGGTGTTTCTATGCCACTGGAAATTTGGCAAGTATTTGGCTTCTGGGGATGATATCAATGTCTCAGTAGTTGGACAGAGCCACACTTTGCGGATTAAGGAGCTCGGAGTTAGCCCTGTGTATGATATTATTCATCAAGAAACACAAACATCATCTTCATCGACAATCGAACGTTACATGTCTATCTGTCAGTTAGCAGTGAATCACTACTTCTTCTCTCCCTCCAAGTACTTTGTCCTCAAAGGAAGGTCAGATGGTGATCCAAATGTAAGGGGTTTACTATACGACCATTTGTTTGAGGATCATCGTGTGATTTTTGGAGTTTCTTCAG ATGATGATAGTGATGTAGActttgatgaatttgaatgtgaTGAGGAGGAAGCAGAAGAAGAGCTAGAGGAGCTATTGCGATGGAGTAGTCGAAGTTTTGGGCAATAG
- the LOC116024399 gene encoding uncharacterized protein LOC116024399, with the protein MLIYLLKLGVEVNALNRNGYTALDVVKADASNSGAKTFRNELECGDEVDVSVVIGNGFEVMECGINFIYQELGEDIQNSYLSWKEVIGGDLRAYRLSTGEHLLCRATFTRNNEAEQISERANWSTTSWGKHLFEKDSVNFTEIDAMTWFVRYKGYKREKLF; encoded by the exons aTGCTTATCTATCTGCTGAAGCTTGGAGTTGAAGTGAATGCATTGAATCGAAATGGCTACACAGCACTTGATGTAGTGAAGGCAGACGCAAGCAACTCCGGAGCCAAAA CGTTTAGAAATGAGCTGGAATGTGGTGATGAAGTTGATGTTTCAGTGGTTATTGGGAATGGGTTTGAGGTGATGGAATGCGGTATTAACTTTATATATCAAGAACTTGGAGAGGATATTCAAAATAGTTACCTGTCCTGGAAAGAAGTCATTGGTGGTGATCTACGAGCATATCGTTTAAGCACAGGAGAACACTTGCTCTGCCGTGCTACTTTCACACGCAACAATGAAGCAGAACAAATTTCTGAGCGAGCCAACTGGTCAACAACAAGCTGGGGAAAACATTTGTTTGAGAAGGATTCTGTAAATTTCACTG AGATTGATGCGATGACTTGGTTTGTACGGTACAAGGGCTATAAAAGAGAGAAATTGTTCTGA